The genomic interval TGGCCGCAGCGGATTCGCGCCTGGTGGGCATCACCCCCGCGATGCGCGAGGGCTCGGGCATGGTGAAATTCTCCGAGGATTTCCCCGCGCGCTATTTCGATGTCGGGATCGCCGAGCAGCACGCCGTGACTTTCGCCGCCGGGCTGGCCTGCGAAGGGCTGAAGCCGGTGGTGGCGATTTATTCTACTTTCCTGCAGCGCGCCTACGACCAGCTGGTTCACGATGTGGCGCTGCAGAACCTGCCCGTTCTCTTCGCCATCGACCGCGCCGGGCTGGTGGGGGCGGATGGCCCGACCCATGCCGGCAGCTTCGACCTTTCATTTTTGCGCTGCATCCCCAATATGGTGGTGATGGCGCCGAGCGACGAAAACGAATGCCGCCAGATGCTCTACACCGCTTTTCAGCTCGATCAGCCCACTGCGGTGCGCTACCCGCGCGGCAGCGGCGACGGCGTGGCAATTGCCGAGGAAATGACCGCCCTGCCGGTGGGGCGGGGCGAGATGCGCCGTCAGGGCGAGAAAATCGCCATCCTGGCGTTCGGCAGCATGCTGACGCCGGCGCTGCAGGCGGCCGAAGAACTGAACGCCAGCGTGGCCAACATGCGCTTCGTCAAGCCGCTGGACGATGCGCTGGTCAAGGAGCTCGCGGCCAGCCATCGGCTGCTGGTGACGGTCGAGGAAAACGCCGTCATGGGCGGAGCCGGCAGCGCAGTGGCCGAGAGCCTGGACCAGCAGGGGATTACCATTTCCTTGTTGCAGCTCGGCTTGCCCGACCAGTTCGTCGAACAGGGCGATCACGCCGTATTGCTGAAGATGTGCGGCCTCGACAAGGATGGACTGGTGCGATCCATCAGAAAATTATTACCCGAGTAGTTTACTCGGATATTGGAAGCGGTTATACTGGCGCAACTCAACCAGCCGATGTTAAGGAATTGAATTCATGAGCAACTGCACTGTCCCCTGTGACGGAACCACCGCCGCCTGCGAGATCGAGGACGTTCAAGCCAGGCACGATACCCGCCAGCTGGCGATCGACAAGGTGGGCATCAAGTCCATCCGCCACCCGATCAAGGTGGCCGACAAGAGCGAGGGCGTTCAGCACACCGTAGCCGTGTTCAACATGTACGTGCATCTGCCCCACAACTTCAAGGGCACCCACATGTCGCGTTTCGTCGAAATCCTCAACGGATACGAGCGTGAGATTTCGGTGGAAAACTTCGAAACTATGCTGCGCGAAATGGTCGTGCGCCTGGAAGCCGAATCCGGCCACGTGGAAATGTCTTTCCCCTATTTCATCAACAAGAAGGCGCCGATTTCAGGCGTGCAGAGCCTGCTGGACTACGAAGTGACCTTCATCGGCGAAATCGACAAGGGCCAGTATCGCCAGACCATGAAAGTCATCGTCCCGGTCACCAGCCTGTGCCCTTGCTCGAAGAAGATTTCCGATTACGGCGCACACAACCAGCGCTCCCACGTCACGGTGACGGCGCGCACCAACGAAATGGTGTGGATCGAGGATATCGTGCGCATGGTGGAGGAACAGGCTTCATGCGAACTGTTCGGCCTGCTCAAGCGGCCCGACGAGAAATATGTCACCGAACGTGCCTACGACAACCCGAAGTTCGTCGAAGACATGGTGCGCGACGTGGCGGCGGTGTTCAACGCCGACAAGCGCATCGATGCCTACATCGTCGAATCGGAGAACTTCGAGTCGATTCATAACCACTCCGCCTACGCCCTCATCGAAAAGGACAAGACCGCGGTCTGAGTGGGCGCTGAGGTTAATAGCGTTTGGTCAGTACCATGCTGTCTCCCTCGCGTTTCATGTTGACGCGGTTGAGGAAGCTCATGCCGAGCAACACCACCGGCATGGGGCTTTCATGCACCGAGGCCGACACGCCGTTGAGGCTGATGTCGCCTACTTTTACGTTATTCAGACTGATACGGTAGACCGGTACGATCCCGTTGGCGGTCGAGGAATAGCCGCGTTCCCCGTTCTGGTATGAAAGACCGAGGCGCTTGGCTTCGGCGCTGCTCATGGCAATCGTCGTGGCGCCGGTGTCCACGAGAAAGCGCGTGGAATTACCGTTGATGCTGCCCGTAGTGATGAAATGTCCCTGGGAATCTGCGGTCAGGATCACCTTGGCCGCTCCCCCGGATTCCTGCGCGCCTCCCGTCGAGGTGCCTTGTCCCAGTCCCAGCGTCATCCGCTTGCCGTCAACCTCCAGTATCGCCTGATTCGAATTCGCACCGATCAGCTTCACGCCTTCCGGTGTTTTTTCGCCCACCCTGAGCAGTTTCTGCGTCCCGCCGTTGATGGTGACCAGCGCTCTGTCGCTGAACAGGCCGGCTACGCTGATATCGGTGGCGAAGGAGGTGGCCGGGAATAGCAGCACGCCGACGAGAGTCAGGCTAGAATAAATCTTTTGCACGAATTAGGAGCCTCAGAAATGAAACCGGTTGCGATTTTTCGCCACGCTCGGAGCGAAGGTCCGGGCTATTTTGCCACATTCCTGAGCGAAAGAAATATTCCATGGGTCCTGATCAAAATAGACGAGGGTGCGCACCCACCTCAGGACGTGAATGCATTTTCCGGCCTGGTGTTCATGGGTGGCCCGATGAGTGTAAACGACGATCTGCCCTGGATACCTCCTGTTCTGGAACTGATCCGTCAGGCCGTGGCTGGCGGTATTCCTGTGTTAGGACACTGTCTTGGCGGGCAGTTGATGGCCAAGGCGTTGGGTGGCGTGGTGTCGGTCAATCCAATCAAGGAGATCGGGTGGGGCGAGGTGAACGCAGCAAGCAACCCGGTCGCCGAGGCGTGGCTTGGGGAAGTCAAAGGGTTCGAAGCTTTTCACTGGCACGGCGAGACATTTTCCATTCCGCCCGATGCTACCATCATCTTGGCGAACGCCAATTGTGCCCACCAGGGGTTTGCCCAGGACAAGCACCTGGCGCTGCAATGTCACGTCGAAATGACGGAGGAGATGGTAAAGGAATGGTGCGATGTCGGTGCGACCGAGGTGCAGTCATCTCTGAGCAGTCCTGCCGTGCAGTCCGCCGAGGAAATAGTGCGATGTTTGCCGGAGCGTATCCAGAAACTCAACGTAAACGCGTCTGCCATCTATAGCCGCTGGATACAGGGGCTGAAACATCACTGATCGGCCGATTTTGACTGTGTGCGTATTGTAATTGTTCGCAATAAGGCGATTGTGCAATAATTTACCTTTTCTCCCGAATTTTTTGCAATGATCGCACTAACGCTGTATGAGAAGTTGTGGCAGTCCCACGTGGTGCACACCGAACCGGATGGCACCGCGCTGCTTTATATCGACCGCCATCTGCTGCATGAGGTGACCAGTCCGCAGGCCTTCGAAGGTCTGCGCCTGGCGGGCCGCAAGCCGTGGCGCTTGTCCGCCAACCTCGCGGTGGCGGACCATAACGTTCCGACCACCGACCGCAAGAGCGGAATCGCCGACCCGGTTTCGCGTCTTCAGGTGGATACGCTCGACCAGAATTGCGAGGCATTCGGCATCACCGAATTCAAAATGAACGATGTGCGTCAGGGTATCGTCCACGTCATCGGCCCCGAGCAGGGCGCCACGCTGCCGGGCATGACCGTGGTGTGCGGCGATTCCCACACCAGTACCCATGGCGCTTTTGCGGCGCTGGCGCACGGCATCGGCACCTCCGAAGTGGAACACGTGCTGGCCACGCAATGCCTGCTGCAAAAGAAATCGAAGACCATGCTGGTCAAGGTGGGCGGCGCGCTCGCCAAGGGTGTGACGGCCAAGGACATCGCCCTGGCGGTGATCGGCAGGATCGGTACCGCCGGCGGCAACGGCTACGCCATCGAATTCGCCGGCACGACGATACGCGCGCTTTCCATGGAAGGCCGCATGACGCTGTGCAACATGGCGATCGAGGCCGGCGCCCGTGCCGGCATGGTGGCGGCGGACGACACCACCATCAATTACGTCAAGGGCCGTCCTTTCGCGCCCACGGGTGAGCAGTGGGACAAGGCCGTGGCTTACTGGCGCACATTGCACAGCGACGAAGGCGCCCACTTCGACAAGCTAGTGGAGATCGACGGCTCGGCGATCAAACCCCAGGTAACCTGGGGCACTTCGCCGGAAATGGTGGCGACGATAGACGATTGCGTGCCCGACCCTGCCCGCGAGGCCGACCCGGTCAAGCGGGGCGGCATGGAGCGGGCACTGGCCTACATGGGCTTGCAGGCCAATACGCCGATCGACCAGATTGCGGTGGACAAGGTCTTCATCGGTTCCTGCACTAATTCCCGCATTGAAGACTTGCGCGCTGCGGCGGCGGTCGCCAAGGGGCGGCATGTCGCTCCCAACATCAAGTTGGCGTTGGTGGTTCCTGGTTCCGGCTTGGTGAAGAAGCAGGCGGAGCAGGAAGGCCTGGACCGGATTTTCCGCGAGGCCGGTTTCGAATGGCGCGACCCGGGTTGTTCCATGTGTCTGGCGATGAATGCCGACCGCCTGGAGCCGGGCGAGCGCTGCGCTTCCACCTCCAACCGCAATTTCGAGGGGCGGCAGGGACCGGGTGGACGCACCCATCTGGTGAGCCCGGAAATGGCCGCGGCAGCCGCGATTGCAGGGCATTTCACGGATGTGCGTAAATTGGGCGGCCGGTGATTATCATGCGTACTCTGAAAATATTTCTAGTGACTTTGGGTTTGCTGTTATTGGCAGCCTGCAATACGGTTCAAGGCGTGGGCAAGAGCACGGCCAACCTGGGCAACAAGATCGAGCACAAAGGCGAAGAAAAGAATAGTCCCGTGCTGAAGGGGGTAGGGAAGGACATGTCCGTAGTGGGTGAAAAGATCGAGCAATCTGCTGAAGGAAAAAAATAAGAAAAAATGGAAAAATTTACCCACCTGAATGGCCTCGTGGCACCCTTGGATCGTGCCAATGTGGATACCGATGCCATCATTCCGAAGCAATTCCTGAAATCCATCAAGCGCAGCGGCTTCGGTCCCAACGCGTTCGACGAATGGCGCTATCTCGACCACGGTGAGCCGGGCATGGACAATTCCGTGCGTCCGCTCAACCCTGATTTCGTCCTTAACCAGGCACGTTACCAGGGCGCGCAAATTCTCCTCGCGCGCGAAAATTTCGGTTGCGGGTCGAGCCGGGAGCATGCCCCCTGGGCGCTGCTGGACTATGGCTTCCGCGCCATCATCGCCCCTAGTTTTGCCGATATCTTTTTCAACAACTGCTTCAAAAACGGCATCTTGCCGATCGTGCTGGATGCCGCCGACGTGGATCGACTGTTCAACGAGGTGGCGGCGCAGGAGGGCTATCGCCTGACGGTCGACCTGGAAGCGCAGACTGTCGCCACCCCCGGCGGACATGTTTTCAGCTTTGAAGTGGATAGCTTCCGCAAATACTGTCTGCTGCACGGCCTGGACGATATCGGCCTGACTTTGCAGCATGCCGAAAGGATAACTGCTTACGAAGAGCGGCGCCGCCAGTCGGAGCCGTGGGTGTTTGAATAAACGTGAGGCGTGAGGGTGAGGGGTGAGGCGTCAGCGCTTTTTCCCCTCACTCCTCACCCCTCACCCCTAACGGAATTTACCAATGAAAATCGCAGTCTTGCCCGGTGACGGCATCGGCCCGGAAATCGTGGCTCAAGCAGTAAAAGTACTAAAAGCGTTGGCCAGCGACGGTCTGAAGGTCGAGCTGGAACAGGCGCATATCGGCGGTGCGGGTTACGACGCGGCGGGCGATCCCTTGCCGGACGCCACCATGAAGCTGGCGCAGGATTCCGATGCCGTGTTGCTCGGCGCCGTGGGCGGCTGGCAATACGACACCCTGCCGCGGCCGATGCGCCCGGAGCAGGGTTTGCTGCGCATTCGCAAGGGCATGGGCGTGTTCGCCAATCTGCGTCCGGCGCTGCTCTATCCCGAACTGGCGAGCGCTTCCACGCTCAAGCCAGAAGTGGTGTCCGGCCTGGATATCATGATCGTGCGCGAGCTCACGGGGGATATTTATTTCGGCCAGCCGCGCGGCATCCAGGTTAATGATAAAGGCGAGCGCGAAGGCATCAATACCATGCGTTATTGCGAATCCGAAATCCGCCGCATCGCCAAGGTGGGCTACGAAATCGCCATGAAGCGCAGCCGCAAGCTGTGTTCCGTGGACAAGGCCAACGTGCTGGAAACCACGGAACTGTGGCGCGAGATCGTGACCGGCATGAACAAGGACTACCCCGAGGTCGAACTTTCGCACATGTACGTGGACAACGCCGCGATGCAACTGGTGCGCGCGCCCAAACAGTTCGACGTGATGATCACCGGCAACATCTTCGGCGATATTCTGTCCGACGAGGCTTCCATGCTGACGGGTTCCATTGGCATGCTGCCTTCGGCATCGCTGGACGCCAACAACAAGGGCTTGTACGAGCCGAGCCACGGCTCCGCGCCGGACATCGCCGGCAAGGATATCGCCAACCCGCTGGCGACCATTCTCTCGGTGGCGATGATGCTGCGCTATACCTTCAACAACGAGGAAGCGGCGGGTCGCATCGAAAATGCGGTGAAAAACGTGCTGGCCCAGGGCTATCGTACCGCGGATATCTATACCGAAGGCACGAGGAAGGCATCGTGCAGTGAAATGGGCGCCGCAGTCGTGGCGGCCCTGTAACGAATTTGACGAATCGAGGTTATTAAAATGATGCAAGTAGGTCTGGTTGGCTGGCGTGGCATGGTGGGTTCGGTGTTGATGCAGCGCATGCGCGAGGAGCGCGATTTCGACGTTATCGACCCGGTGTTCTTTACTACCTCCAACCCCGGCGGCAAGGGGCCGGACATCGGCAAGGACGTGCCGCCGCTCAAGGATGCGAAAGACATCAATGAACTAAAGGCGATGGACGCCATCATTTCCTGCCAGGGGGGAGACTACACCAAGGAAGTGTACGGTGAACTGCGTGCCGCCGGCTGGCAGGGCTACTGGATCGACGCCGCTTCCACGCTGCGCATGAAGGACGACGCCATCATCATCCTCGATCCGGTCAACCAGAACGTGATCAAGGACGGCCTGGCCAAGGGCATCAAGACCTACGTCGGCGGCAACTGCACCGTCAGCCTGATGCTGATGGCTATCGGCGGCCTGTTCGAGAAAGGGCTGGTCGAGTGGATCAGCCCCATGACCTACCAGGCAGCGTCCGGTGCCGGCGCGCGCAACATGCGCGAACTGATCCAGCAGATGGGCGCAGTCAACGGCGAGGTCAAGGGCTTGCTGGACGACCCCGCTTCGGCGATCCTGGAGATCGACAAAAAAGTGGCGGACTTCATCCGCTCGGACAAGTATCCTCTTGATGCATGGCCCGTGCCGCTGGCCGGCTCCCTGATTCCGTGGATCGACGTCCAGCTGGAATCCGGCCAGAGCAAGGAAGAATGGAAAGCGCAGGTGGAGTGCAACAAGATCCTGGGCCGCAGCGGCAACCAGGTTCCCATCGACGGTTTGTGCGTACGCGTCGGCGCCATGCGCTGCCACAGCCAGGCGCTGACCATCAAGATGACCAAGGATGTGCCGCTGGACGAAATTCACGGCATCATTGCCGCGCACAACGCCTGGGTCAAGGTCGTGCCGAACGACCGCGAGATCACCATGAAAGAGCTCACCCCGGCTGCAGTGACCGGAACGCTGACGGTGCCGGTAGGCCGCATGCGCAAGCTCACCATGGGACCGCAGTATTTGTCAGCCTTCACCGTGGGCGACCAGCTATTGTGGGGTGCGGCCGAGCCGCTGCGCCGCATGCTGCGTATGTTGGTTGAGTCTTGAAAACGGGTATTTTCGAAAAAATGCCCGTTGTTCCTGCGCTGGGTTTTATTGATTAATGTTGGTTAATAAATTCAGAAGGTGTTGTTTTTAAGTCGACTTTTTACCATACTTGACACACAAGTTTAGCTTGCATCACTAACTATATGATGTTAAGTTAAATACCCTAGCAAAAATATCATGAGGGTGGCATGGCGCGCGCATTCAAATTAAAACCATGGGTATATGCAGGCTTGTTAGCGCTGTCCCCGCTGGCTGCCGACGCAGCTGGGCTGGGCAAGCTGACTGTCACATCTGCACTGGGACAACCTTTGCGGGCAGAGATCGAGCTGGTGTCGGTCCAGAAAGACGAGCTGAGTTCCATCGCGGCGCGCCTCGCCTCTGCCGATGCATTCAAGGAAGCCAGCATCGAGCGCAGCGGTGCGCTGATGGACATCAAATTCAATGTCGATCAGAAAAAAGACGGCTCCCCGGTTCTCAAGCTCTCAACCGTTCAGCCGCTCAACGAGCCCTTCCTGGATATGTTGATCGAACTCAACTGGGCGGCTGGCCGCCTGTTGCGCGAATACACCGTACTGCTTGATCCGCCAGGGTACGCCGCCCCCCAGTCGGTGGCACCGGTGGCTGTGTCTACCGTCAAGTCAGCCGTGACCGCAGCGCCAGCACCACGCCAGGAATCCAGTCCAATACCGAGCGGAAAAGCGGCGGAAGCCAAGCCTGCAAATGCGCCCACACCGGCTACCCAGACTGCAGCACCTGAAAAGCAAAATGGTGAAATCAAGAGTTACGGTCCGGTCAAAAAGGGTGAAACCCTCAATGGAATCGCATCCCAGTTGAAACCAGAGGGCTACAACCTCGAACAAATGCTGGTGGCTTTGTATCAAAACAACAAAAATGCTTTTTCCGGCAATAACATGAACCGGCTCAAAGCTGGTCAGATACTGCGTGTCCCCGAGGAGCAGCAGCTTGCTTCCGTCAACCGTTCAGAAGCTTCCCACGAAGTTAAAGCCCATACGTCCGACTGGAATGCATACCGCCAAAAACTTGCAGCCGCGGTAACCGAGGCGCCAGCCCCCAAAGTAGAGGCGCCCAGGCAGGAAGCCAAGGGCAAGATCACCACAGCGGTGGAGGATAAAGCTGCGCTTCCGGCTCCATCAAAGGATGTACTCAAGGTAACCAAGGGCGAAGCGCCAGCCAATGCCAAAGACATGCAATCCTTGCAAAGCAAGGTGCAGTCTCTGCAGGAAGAAACCACTGCGCGGGAAAAATCGCTCAAGGAAGCCAACGATCGCATTGCGGCGCTGGAAAAGAACATCAAGGAAATGCAGCAGCTCATCGAGCTGAAGAACAAAAACCTGGCGGACTTGCAGAAACAAGCCACAGCCAAGCCGGAACCGGTGGCGCCACCCCCGCCCCCGCCTGTCGCTGCAACGGTCAAGCCTGCAGAGCCCGTTGCCAAGCCTGCAGAGCCGGTAACATCGCCTGTCGAACCACCCAAGCCGGTCGTCGAAAAGCCGGCTCAACCCAAGCCCGAAGTCAAGCCTCAGGCTGCACCCGGCCTGCTGGACAGCATTACCGGCAATCCGCTCTATCTTGCCGGGGCTGTCGGCGCGCTGGCGTTGCTGGGCGGGGGGGCGCTTATCGCTATCAACCGCCGGCGCAGAAAGAGTTTGTCGAGCTTTGAGGACAGTATTCTTACGGGTGGCGACCTCAAGGCCAACACGGTATTCGGTGAGACCGCCGGTGGCGTTGTGGACACCGGTGACACATCTTTCCTGACAGATTTCAGCCAGGCCGGACTAGGCACAATCGACACCAATGATGTCGACCCGATCGCAGAGGCCGAGGTTTACATGGCTTATGGGCGCGATGCTCAGGCTGAAGAAATTCTCAAGGAGGCGATGGTCAAGGATCCCAATCGTCATGAAATCCATTTGAAGCTGCTGGAAATCTATGCCGCACGCAAAAACCTGATTGCTTTCGAAACGCTTGCTGGTGAACTGTACGCAGCCATCGGCGGCCAATCCAGTCCGCTGTGGGATAAAGTGGCGGAAATGGGACGTGCGCTGGACCCCAATAACCCCCTCTACGGTAAGCAGGAAGGCGGCAGAGGCGTGGCCGAATCTGCTGCGGTGGCTGCGGTTGCCGCGGTAGCCGTCGATCTGGCCGCACCGACCCAGGGTTTGGTCGAAGAAGAGGTCGAGGCAGCAGCACCCGAGGAGGATTTGACTTCGGATCTTGATTTTGGATTGGACGAGGAGCCTGCCGCAGCAGCAGAAGTAGAAGAAGAAACGCATGTGACAGAAGCGGCCCCCGTAGAAATGCCAGTGGCCGAGCCCGGCGAGGAGGAATTCGGTGCACTTGAGTTCGATCTGGGATCGTTTGCAGAACAGCCCGCAGCAGTTTCTCCTGTCGCTGAAGAGAGCACGGCAAGCGAGGTTGAACCCGAGATGGAGTTCGATCTCGGTGAATTGACATCGCTTCAAACAGAAGTTCAACCTGAAGTTACTTTGCCGCCAGAAACAGAAACAGAAACAGAAGCAAATCAAGAGATTCCTGCTGAAGAAGTCGGTGGTATGGAGCTTGATCTGGATGCCCTGATGGCGCCATCCGAAGAGGTGCCTGCGACGGTTTCGGTGGCTCACACGGCAGAAGAAGAACTCAATCTGGACTTCTCGCTGGCGTTGCCGGAGAGTGAGTACGCGGAGAACATCGAAGCTGAAGCCACACCGGCCCAGGAAGAGGAGTCAATCGTTCTCGAATCAGCACCTGTTCAGGAAGAAGAGGCTCATCTGGATTTCGACTTCGATCTGGGTGAAGAGACAAAAGTTGTCACTCCGGAAGAGAAAATGCCTGCGGCAATGCCGGAACTCGACTTGTCCGGTATCAGCCTGGACATGGGCGAGCCGACCGAAGTGGCGGCTGCCTCCTTGGCGCCTTCTGGAGAGGAACTGGGCGATTCGACAGAAGCTGCAACCAAGCTGGATCTGGCGCGCGCCTATGTTGAAATGGGCGATACCGATGGGGCGAGGGAGATTCTGGAAGAAGTGCTGAAGGAAGGTAGTGCCCAGCAGCAGGGCGATGCCAAGCAATTGCTGGCATCCCTAGACGCGTAACGCGCAGCTCTCCAGCGAAGATGCCCTCCATGGCTGTGCCGTGGGGGGCTTTTCATTTCCCGAGTATGATTGATTTGTCGATTCACCCTACAACAAAAATCCTGCTCTGGCTGGTCTTCGCCATTGCCGTTCAGCGCTTTGATTTTGCCGTGCTCGCGCTGTTTAGCGTGATCGCCATCTTGTGGATGGCGCTGGCTGGAGGCTTATCCGAAGGGGTGCTAATGCTGCGCCGCGCACGCTGGTTGCTGCTGTCGCTGTTGCTGATTTATGCGTTTGCTACTCCCGGGGACCCGGTTTTGCCATTGCTGGGAGCCTTCAGTCCTTCGCTTCAAGGTTTGCGCGGCGGAGCGCTGCAGGCGTGGCGACTGGCGCTGTTGCTGGTTGCGCTTGCGCTTTTACTGCGTTCTTGTCCACGAGAGAACTTGTTGAGCGGCCTTTACGTGCTATTACGCCCATTTCGCAAGGTAGGTATGAATCCTGAGCGTGTTGCGGTGCGACTCTGGCTCACTTTGCACTATGCCGAGCAGCAAACCCGGCAGAAAATGCAAGCCTGGCGGGAAGAGCTGCGCAGCGCACTCGATCCTGCTCCGAATGTCGCGCTTCATGTTTCTCTCGAACTGCCTGCTTTTACCTGGCGCGATGCCATAGTGCTGGTGCTGGCAACGCTCTTGCTGGGATTGGCATTATGGTAAGAATCGCGTTGGGGCTGGAGTACGATGGCAGGCGTTTTTGCGGCTGGCAAAGCCAGTCTTCCGCTTGCGGTGTGCAGGATGCGCTGGAACAGGCATTGTCTGAAATCGCCGGCGAGCGTATCCGGGTTCACGCCGCAGGACGCACCGACACCGGGGTGCACGCGCTCGCTCAGGTGATCCATTTCGACACCTCGGCCATTCGGCCGGATGGCGCGTGGGTGCGCGGTACCAATGCCTTGCTGCCGGATAGCGTCAGCGTGCTGTGGGCGTGCCCGGTGGGGGAGGGGTTTCACGCGCGTTTTTCCGCGCAGGAACGGCGCTACCGTTACATTCTGCTCAACCACCCGGTCCGCCCCGGTTTGTTCAGCGGCAAAATCGGCTGGTTCCATGTGCCGCTCGACATCGAATTGATGCGCCAGGGTGCGGATTTTC from Sulfurimicrobium lacus carries:
- a CDS encoding retropepsin-like aspartic protease family protein, which produces MQKIYSSLTLVGVLLFPATSFATDISVAGLFSDRALVTINGGTQKLLRVGEKTPEGVKLIGANSNQAILEVDGKRMTLGLGQGTSTGGAQESGGAAKVILTADSQGHFITTGSINGNSTRFLVDTGATTIAMSSAEAKRLGLSYQNGERGYSSTANGIVPVYRISLNNVKVGDISLNGVSASVHESPMPVVLLGMSFLNRVNMKREGDSMVLTKRY
- the asd gene encoding aspartate-semialdehyde dehydrogenase, with the translated sequence MMQVGLVGWRGMVGSVLMQRMREERDFDVIDPVFFTTSNPGGKGPDIGKDVPPLKDAKDINELKAMDAIISCQGGDYTKEVYGELRAAGWQGYWIDAASTLRMKDDAIIILDPVNQNVIKDGLAKGIKTYVGGNCTVSLMLMAIGGLFEKGLVEWISPMTYQAASGAGARNMRELIQQMGAVNGEVKGLLDDPASAILEIDKKVADFIRSDKYPLDAWPVPLAGSLIPWIDVQLESGQSKEEWKAQVECNKILGRSGNQVPIDGLCVRVGAMRCHSQALTIKMTKDVPLDEIHGIIAAHNAWVKVVPNDREITMKELTPAAVTGTLTVPVGRMRKLTMGPQYLSAFTVGDQLLWGAAEPLRRMLRMLVES
- a CDS encoding CbiQ family ECF transporter T component, which translates into the protein MAVPWGAFHFPSMIDLSIHPTTKILLWLVFAIAVQRFDFAVLALFSVIAILWMALAGGLSEGVLMLRRARWLLLSLLLIYAFATPGDPVLPLLGAFSPSLQGLRGGALQAWRLALLLVALALLLRSCPRENLLSGLYVLLRPFRKVGMNPERVAVRLWLTLHYAEQQTRQKMQAWREELRSALDPAPNVALHVSLELPAFTWRDAIVLVLATLLLGLALW
- a CDS encoding FimV/HubP family polar landmark protein; its protein translation is MARAFKLKPWVYAGLLALSPLAADAAGLGKLTVTSALGQPLRAEIELVSVQKDELSSIAARLASADAFKEASIERSGALMDIKFNVDQKKDGSPVLKLSTVQPLNEPFLDMLIELNWAAGRLLREYTVLLDPPGYAAPQSVAPVAVSTVKSAVTAAPAPRQESSPIPSGKAAEAKPANAPTPATQTAAPEKQNGEIKSYGPVKKGETLNGIASQLKPEGYNLEQMLVALYQNNKNAFSGNNMNRLKAGQILRVPEEQQLASVNRSEASHEVKAHTSDWNAYRQKLAAAVTEAPAPKVEAPRQEAKGKITTAVEDKAALPAPSKDVLKVTKGEAPANAKDMQSLQSKVQSLQEETTAREKSLKEANDRIAALEKNIKEMQQLIELKNKNLADLQKQATAKPEPVAPPPPPPVAATVKPAEPVAKPAEPVTSPVEPPKPVVEKPAQPKPEVKPQAAPGLLDSITGNPLYLAGAVGALALLGGGALIAINRRRRKSLSSFEDSILTGGDLKANTVFGETAGGVVDTGDTSFLTDFSQAGLGTIDTNDVDPIAEAEVYMAYGRDAQAEEILKEAMVKDPNRHEIHLKLLEIYAARKNLIAFETLAGELYAAIGGQSSPLWDKVAEMGRALDPNNPLYGKQEGGRGVAESAAVAAVAAVAVDLAAPTQGLVEEEVEAAAPEEDLTSDLDFGLDEEPAAAAEVEEETHVTEAAPVEMPVAEPGEEEFGALEFDLGSFAEQPAAVSPVAEESTASEVEPEMEFDLGELTSLQTEVQPEVTLPPETETETEANQEIPAEEVGGMELDLDALMAPSEEVPATVSVAHTAEEELNLDFSLALPESEYAENIEAEATPAQEEESIVLESAPVQEEEAHLDFDFDLGEETKVVTPEEKMPAAMPELDLSGISLDMGEPTEVAAASLAPSGEELGDSTEAATKLDLARAYVEMGDTDGAREILEEVLKEGSAQQQGDAKQLLASLDA
- the leuB gene encoding 3-isopropylmalate dehydrogenase, which gives rise to MKIAVLPGDGIGPEIVAQAVKVLKALASDGLKVELEQAHIGGAGYDAAGDPLPDATMKLAQDSDAVLLGAVGGWQYDTLPRPMRPEQGLLRIRKGMGVFANLRPALLYPELASASTLKPEVVSGLDIMIVRELTGDIYFGQPRGIQVNDKGEREGINTMRYCESEIRRIAKVGYEIAMKRSRKLCSVDKANVLETTELWREIVTGMNKDYPEVELSHMYVDNAAMQLVRAPKQFDVMITGNIFGDILSDEASMLTGSIGMLPSASLDANNKGLYEPSHGSAPDIAGKDIANPLATILSVAMMLRYTFNNEEAAGRIENAVKNVLAQGYRTADIYTEGTRKASCSEMGAAVVAAL
- the leuC gene encoding 3-isopropylmalate dehydratase large subunit — its product is MIALTLYEKLWQSHVVHTEPDGTALLYIDRHLLHEVTSPQAFEGLRLAGRKPWRLSANLAVADHNVPTTDRKSGIADPVSRLQVDTLDQNCEAFGITEFKMNDVRQGIVHVIGPEQGATLPGMTVVCGDSHTSTHGAFAALAHGIGTSEVEHVLATQCLLQKKSKTMLVKVGGALAKGVTAKDIALAVIGRIGTAGGNGYAIEFAGTTIRALSMEGRMTLCNMAIEAGARAGMVAADDTTINYVKGRPFAPTGEQWDKAVAYWRTLHSDEGAHFDKLVEIDGSAIKPQVTWGTSPEMVATIDDCVPDPAREADPVKRGGMERALAYMGLQANTPIDQIAVDKVFIGSCTNSRIEDLRAAAAVAKGRHVAPNIKLALVVPGSGLVKKQAEQEGLDRIFREAGFEWRDPGCSMCLAMNADRLEPGERCASTSNRNFEGRQGPGGRTHLVSPEMAAAAAIAGHFTDVRKLGGR
- a CDS encoding type 1 glutamine amidotransferase is translated as MKPVAIFRHARSEGPGYFATFLSERNIPWVLIKIDEGAHPPQDVNAFSGLVFMGGPMSVNDDLPWIPPVLELIRQAVAGGIPVLGHCLGGQLMAKALGGVVSVNPIKEIGWGEVNAASNPVAEAWLGEVKGFEAFHWHGETFSIPPDATIILANANCAHQGFAQDKHLALQCHVEMTEEMVKEWCDVGATEVQSSLSSPAVQSAEEIVRCLPERIQKLNVNASAIYSRWIQGLKHH
- the leuD gene encoding 3-isopropylmalate dehydratase small subunit, with the protein product MEKFTHLNGLVAPLDRANVDTDAIIPKQFLKSIKRSGFGPNAFDEWRYLDHGEPGMDNSVRPLNPDFVLNQARYQGAQILLARENFGCGSSREHAPWALLDYGFRAIIAPSFADIFFNNCFKNGILPIVLDAADVDRLFNEVAAQEGYRLTVDLEAQTVATPGGHVFSFEVDSFRKYCLLHGLDDIGLTLQHAERITAYEERRRQSEPWVFE
- the folE2 gene encoding GTP cyclohydrolase FolE2 is translated as MSNCTVPCDGTTAACEIEDVQARHDTRQLAIDKVGIKSIRHPIKVADKSEGVQHTVAVFNMYVHLPHNFKGTHMSRFVEILNGYEREISVENFETMLREMVVRLEAESGHVEMSFPYFINKKAPISGVQSLLDYEVTFIGEIDKGQYRQTMKVIVPVTSLCPCSKKISDYGAHNQRSHVTVTARTNEMVWIEDIVRMVEEQASCELFGLLKRPDEKYVTERAYDNPKFVEDMVRDVAAVFNADKRIDAYIVESENFESIHNHSAYALIEKDKTAV